A genomic stretch from Sander vitreus isolate 19-12246 chromosome 17, sanVit1, whole genome shotgun sequence includes:
- the six2a gene encoding homeobox protein SIX2a: MSMLPTFGFTQEQVACVCEVLQQGGNIERLGRFLWSLPACEHLHKNESVLKAKAVVAFHRGNFRELYKILESHQFSPHNHPKLQQLWLKAHYIEAEKLRGRPLGAVGKYRVRRKFPLPRSIWDGEETSYCFKEKSRSVLREWYTHNPYPSPREKRELAEATGLTTTQVSNWFKNRRQRDRAAEAKERENNENSNSNSHNPLTSSMNGNKSLLGSSDDDKTPSGTPDHTSQSPALLLGSHTGLQSLHGLAPPPGPSAIPVPSGADSVHHHHSLHHDTILNPMSSNLVDLGS, from the exons ATGTCCATGCTTCCGACGTTTGGTTTTACGCAGGAACAAGTTGCGTGTGTTTGCGAAGTACTCCAACAAGGGGGGAACATCGAGCGGCTGGGGCGCTTCCTCTGGTCGCTCCCGGCGTGCGAACACCTCCACAAAAATGAGAGCGTCCTCAAAGCGAAAGCCGTGGTCGCTTTCCACCGGGGGAACTTCCGAGAGCTCTACAAGATCCTAGAGAGCCACCAGTTTTCGCCGCACAACCACCcgaagctgcagcagctgtggcTCAAAGCGCACTACATCGAGGCGGAGAAGTTGAGAGGCCGCCCGCTCGGCGCCGTGGGGAAGTACCGCGTCCGGAGAAAGTTCCCCCTGCCTCGCTCCATCTGGGACGGAGAAGAGACAAGCTACTGCTTCAAGGAAAAGAGCAGGAGCGTCCTCCGAGAGTGGTACACCCACAATCCTTACCCATCCCCGCGGGAGAAAAGAGAGCTGGCCGAGGCCACGGGACTCACGACCACGCAGGTCAGCAACTGGTTCAAAAACCGACGGCAGCGAGACCGAGCAGCGGAAGCGAAGGAAAG AGAAAACAACGAGAACTCCAACAGCAATAGTCACAACCCATTGACTTCTTCCATGAATGGAAATAAATCTCTATTGGGGAGCTCGGACGACGATAAAACACCCTCGGGGACACCGGATCACACGTCTCAGAGCCCGGCTCTGCTCCTCGGCTCACACACCGGTTTACAGTCCCTGCACGGCCTCGCGCCCCCGCCGGGACCCAGCGCCATCCCGGTACCCAGCGGTGCAGACTCGGTGCACCATCACCACTCATTGCACCATGACACCATACTGAACCCTATGTCTTCTAATCTAGTGGACCTTGGCTCTTAA